A portion of the Syntrophaceae bacterium genome contains these proteins:
- a CDS encoding helix-turn-helix domain-containing protein, with amino-acid sequence MKRPYANARDVLPPEVLDTVRRHFTGLLWVPSDVGFYEERRKLVLALKDQGVPTREIARLSGVTPRRVRQIVAQSREESIPTHRDSLR; translated from the coding sequence ATGAAACGACCCTACGCCAATGCCAGGGATGTCCTGCCGCCCGAGGTCCTCGACACCGTCCGGCGGCATTTCACCGGTCTCCTCTGGGTGCCGAGCGATGTGGGCTTTTACGAGGAACGCCGCAAGCTCGTATTGGCGCTCAAGGATCAAGGCGTGCCCACCCGCGAGATCGCCAGGTTGTCCGGCGTGACACCCCGCCGGGTGCGCCAGATCGTGGCTCAGAGCCGCGAGGAATCCATTCCGACGCATCGCGATTCGCTCCGGTAG